From a region of the Pseudoxanthobacter soli DSM 19599 genome:
- a CDS encoding DUF805 domain-containing protein, producing MSIRSLFFRFDGRICRKDFWIGHIAVDVVMAALGAALVFGNAGIAASVGVAPSFELGVAGNVIVSVLMLVAVVAGFAVAIKRLHDRNRSGWFILVFSIPGFAQGLNPVLPPAAANAIHTVLSVVFGVWYYVELGFLRGTVGDNRFGPDPLGDAR from the coding sequence ATGTCCATCCGTTCGCTGTTCTTCCGCTTTGACGGCCGCATCTGCCGCAAGGACTTCTGGATCGGCCATATCGCCGTCGACGTCGTCATGGCCGCACTCGGCGCGGCGCTGGTGTTCGGCAATGCCGGCATCGCCGCCTCGGTCGGCGTCGCGCCCTCGTTCGAACTCGGCGTCGCCGGCAACGTGATCGTGTCCGTGCTGATGCTGGTCGCAGTCGTCGCCGGCTTCGCGGTCGCGATCAAGCGGCTGCACGACCGCAACCGCTCGGGCTGGTTCATCCTGGTGTTCTCGATCCCGGGCTTCGCGCAGGGCCTGAACCCGGTGCTGCCGCCCGCGGCGGCGAACGCGATCCATACGGTGCTCTCGGTGGTGTTCGGCGTCTGGTACTATGTCGAACTCGGCTTTCTGCGCGGCACCGTGGGCGACAACCGCTTCGGCCCGGACCCGCTCGGCGACGCGCGCTGA
- a CDS encoding cold-shock protein, whose translation MSKGTVKWFNAQKGYGFIQPDDGGKDVFVHISAVERAGLDELREGQKIAYEILTDRRTGKSSAGNLQAAE comes from the coding sequence ATGAGCAAGGGCACAGTGAAGTGGTTCAACGCGCAGAAGGGCTACGGCTTCATTCAGCCCGATGACGGGGGCAAGGACGTGTTCGTCCACATCTCCGCCGTCGAGCGCGCGGGGCTGGACGAGCTGCGTGAAGGCCAGAAGATCGCCTACGAGATCCTGACCGACCGTCGCACGGGCAAGTCTTCGGCCGGCAATCTGCAGGCCGCCGAGT
- a CDS encoding DUF805 domain-containing protein yields MGFGALFFGFNGRIGRKTYWLGHIGIFIVAIAAIAALAAAVGDRFQAIAPGDEITIFALPAGALVFVLAVEVILTIASLALTVKRLHDRNRTGWLALVFYVPSWLHNILAESPPFGPAFWLTSVVAAVASLAALWFLIELGFFRGTRGPNRFGEDPVGI; encoded by the coding sequence ATGGGTTTCGGGGCGCTGTTTTTCGGGTTCAACGGCCGCATCGGCCGCAAGACCTACTGGCTCGGCCATATCGGCATCTTCATCGTCGCGATCGCCGCCATCGCCGCACTGGCGGCGGCGGTGGGCGACCGCTTCCAGGCCATCGCGCCGGGCGACGAGATCACCATCTTCGCGCTGCCGGCGGGTGCGCTGGTCTTCGTGCTGGCGGTCGAGGTGATCCTGACCATCGCCTCGCTGGCGCTCACGGTGAAGCGGCTCCATGACCGCAACCGAACCGGGTGGCTGGCGCTGGTGTTCTATGTGCCGTCCTGGCTGCACAACATCCTGGCGGAATCCCCGCCGTTCGGGCCGGCGTTCTGGCTGACCTCGGTGGTCGCGGCGGTCGCCAGCCTCGCGGCGCTGTGGTTCCTGATCGAGCTCGGCTTCTTCCGCGGCACCCGCGGACCGAACCGATTCGGCGAGGATCCGGTCGGCATTTGA